The following is a genomic window from Bacillus sp. V2I10.
CACGGCCCTGAGGATCTTTATCAACAGGAAGATCTCTTACGACTTTGTTCGGCTGAATTCCTGCGGTCCATACGATGGCATCGTATGAAACAGGCTCATCATGATTATATAGAACATTTTGTTCTACCTTTGTCACGTTGGCACTGTTGATAATGGTTACGCCATGATCTTCAAACCAGCCTTGAACATATTTGCTGAGACGTTCTGGAAAACTGGACAGAATGTTTTTGCCGCGGTCATAAAGCGTGATCTTAAGATCTTTTCTGCTTTCCCGGAGTTCACTGGCAAGCTCAACGCCGCTTAGTCCTGCGCCAACGATTGCAACAGAAGCACCGCCGCTTAAATTGTTAAGGAGCTGGTAGGTTTCTCTTGATTGATCGATTGTCTGAATGCTGTGGGTAAACTCTTTCGCGCCTGGAACATTATGATATTTGTCTTCACAGCCTAATCCGATAACAAGATCATCATATGAAATCGGTTCCTGATTATTCAGATGAACCTTTTTTTCTTCAAGATCAACCGAGGTTATTTCCCCGAAAGTTACATGCAGGCGTTCATGCTCTGGAAAATCTACGCGGATATGATGGTCTGAAATCGTTCCCGCAGCCAGTGCATAATATTCCGTTTTTAAACAATGATAGGGATTTTTATCTATAAGTGTAATGTGCACATC
Proteins encoded in this region:
- a CDS encoding NAD(P)/FAD-dependent oxidoreductase, with translation MKNLVILGGGYGGMRVLHRLLPGQLPDDVHITLIDKNPYHCLKTEYYALAAGTISDHHIRVDFPEHERLHVTFGEITSVDLEEKKVHLNNQEPISYDDLVIGLGCEDKYHNVPGAKEFTHSIQTIDQSRETYQLLNNLSGGASVAIVGAGLSGVELASELRESRKDLKITLYDRGKNILSSFPERLSKYVQGWFEDHGVTIINSANVTKVEQNVLYNHDEPVSYDAIVWTAGIQPNKVVRDLPVDKDPQGRVVLTKQHHLPHHEDAFVVGDCASLPHAPSAQLAEAQAEQIVQVLLKKWNGEELPQDFPVFKLKGVLGSLGKKHGFGLVNDRPLIGRVPRLLKSGILWMYKYHNG